A genomic stretch from Sceloporus undulatus isolate JIND9_A2432 ecotype Alabama chromosome 5, SceUnd_v1.1, whole genome shotgun sequence includes:
- the MSMO1 gene encoding methylsterol monooxygenase 1 gives MATNESAGILNSAYLAVEYIDSFLPENPLQQPFKNAWIYMLSNYTKFQIATWGSLLIHELSYFLLCLPGFVFQFIPYMKKYKIQQDKPETWERQWKCFKTLMFNHFCIQLPLICGTYYFTEYFNIPYDWETMPKWYVLLAQCLGCAVIEDTWHYFLHRLLHHKRIYKYIHKVHHEFVAPFGMQAEYAHPLETLILGAGFFIGIMVFCNHVILLWAWVICRLMETIDVHSGYDIPLNPLHLVPFYAGARFHDFHHMNFIGNYSSTFTWWDKLFGTDSQYNSYTEKVKKQEHVTEKKTK, from the exons ATGGCAACTAACGAAAGTGCTGGCATATTGAATTCTGCCTACTTGGCTGTAGAATATATAGACTCTTTCTTGCCTGAGAATCCACTGCAACAGCCATTTAAAAATGCTTGGATCTATATGCTGAGTAACTACACAAAATTCCAGATTGCAACCTGGGGATCACTTCTCATTCATGAACTTTCCTATTTCTTACTATGTTTGCCTGGATTTGTTTTTCAGTTTATACCTTACATgaaaaagtataaaatacaacag GATAAGCCAGAAACATGGGAAAGACAGTGGAAATGTTTCAAAACGCTTATGTTCAATCACTTTTGTATTCAGCTGCCTCTAATATGTGGCACCTATTATTTCACAGAATATTTTAATATTCCTTATGATTGGGAAACCATGCCAAAATG GTATGTGCTGCTTGCTCAGTGTTTGGGATGTGCTGTGATTGAAGATACCTGGCATTATTTTTTGCATAGACTCCTGCATCACAAGAGGATATATAAGTACATCCACAAAGTGCATCATGAGTTTGTT gCTCCATTTGGTATGCAAGCTGAATATGCACATCCCCTAGAAACCCTTATCCTTGGGGCTGGATTTTTCATTGGAATAATGGTGTTTTGTAATCATGTCATTCTTCTCTGGGCATGGGTAATTTGCCGCTTGATGGAGACCATTGATGTCCACAG TGGCTACGACATTCCTCTGAATCCTTTGCATTTGGTACCCTTCTATGCTGGGGCTCGCTTTCACGATTTCCACCATATGAACTTCATTGGCAACTATTCTTCGACCTTCACATGGTGGGATAAACTCTTTGGTACAGACTCTCAGTACAATTCTTACACAGAGAAAGTGAAGAAACAGGAGCATGTGACAGAAAAAAAGACTAAATAA